One segment of Solanum lycopersicum chromosome 1, SLM_r2.1 DNA contains the following:
- the LOC101252708 gene encoding membrane-bound transcription factor site-2 protease homolog isoform X2, producing the protein MEGRRVRRFGRWRSNQTLLPVRVNRLSNAVSCWYCDCKSSILNEPLFRFGRRYSRFLKAWFSMGVGFGLAVLFAVTMILLYEIVQILCLYYGNTQMSNVMSKYLFGFSSMISGLTISLADIGYLCMSSFISVSVHELGHALAAASEGIQMEYIAVFLAVLFPGALLAFNHELLQALSKVSALRIYCAGIWHNAVLCAVCAWALFLQPFILYAFYIHDEGPMVLEVSPTSPLAGHLSPGDVIISLDDFRINNALEWSQIIDVLTEHSYQTFQNNSLLENSMKSSSGKGYCIPYSLVEEGKHVSLEGNRTCPDELSAFITIPCSDQAMVDDDNLEVNHQRDGGVFHCFYDKDVLKLEKCGDGWGRLHSNRSSCFCSKEATCFLPLLSTGVAWVEITYSSSSLPQCLHLGRTHVIEDNNSKENPCVKTSVFVGDAISIKHSVLLTSYQPRWSAKFGAHFPYVLERLLMFTFHVSMTLALLNSLPVYFLDGEAISEVVSHYFRIVSPRRRRTILQYFLFGGTVASIIMFVRIFLVLF; encoded by the exons ATGGAAGGGAGACGAGTTCGACGGTTTGGCAGATGGCGAAGCAATCAGACTCTACTACCTGTGCGCGTCAATCGATTATCTAACGCTGTTTCATGTTG GTATTGTGACTGCAAGTCGTCAATATTGAATGAACCCTTGTTTCGTTTCGGACGAAGATATTCAAG GTTCTTGAAAGCTTGGTTCTCAATGGGTGTTGGTTTTGGTCTTGCCGTTTTATTTGCTGTTACAATG ATTCTTTTGTATGAAATCGTCCAAATACTGTGTCTTTATTACGGCAACACCCAGATGAGCAATGTGATGAGTAAATACCTGTTTGGTTTTTCTTCTATG ATATCAGGCTTGACCATCTCACTGGCTGACATTGGTTATCTATGCATGTCTTCCTTCATATCGGTTTCAGTACATGAACTTGGGCACGCTCTGGCTGCTGCAAG TGAGGGCATACAGATGGAGTACATCGCTGTATTTTTGGCTGTATTATTTCCAGGCGCTCTACTGGCATTCAATCATGAGTTATTGCAGGCATTGTCCAAAGTTTCTGCTCTTCGAATATACTGTGCTGGCATTTGGCATAATGCAGTT CTTTGTGCTGTTTGTGCCTGGGCATTGTTCCTTCAACCCTTTATCTTGTATGCATTTTACATTCATGATGAAGGCCCCATG GTACTGGAGGTGTCTCCAACATCGCCGTTGGCTGGCCATTTGTCTCCTGGTGATGTCATTATATCATTGGATGATTTCCGCATCAATAATGCTCTGGAGTGGTCACAAATAATTGACGTATTAACTGAACACTCTTATCAAACCTTCCAGAATAACAGCCTTCTTGAGAACTCTATGAAAAGTAGTAGTGGTAAAGGATACTGTATTCCCTATTCTTTGGTTGAAGAAGGCAAACATGTTTCATTGGAAGGCAACAGAACTTGTCCTGATGAACTAAGTGCATTTATAACCATTCCATGCTCGGACCAGGCCATGGTTGATGATGACAATCTTGAGGTTAACCATCAAAGGGATGGAGGTGTATTCCATTGCTTTTATGATAAGGATGTCTTGAAGCTTGAGAAATGCGGTGATGGTTGGGGCAGACTTCACAGCAATAGGAGCAGCTGCTTCTGTTCCAAG GAGGCAACATGCTTTCTTCCACTTTTGTCAACTGGTGTAGCATGGGTGGAGATCACATATTCAAGCTCTTCTCTGCCACAGTGCTTGCATCTTGGAAGAACACATGTAATCGAAGATAACAATTCCAAGGAGAATCCGTGTGTTAAGACCTCTGTTTTTGTGGGTGATGCAATTTCAATAAAGCATTCAGTTCTCTTGACTTCATATCAACCTCGTTGGTCTGCTAAATTTGGTGCACATTTTCCTTATGTACTGGAAAGGCTTTTGATGTTCACCTTTCACGTCTCTATGACACTTGCACTTCTCAACAGCCTGCCG GTTTATTTTCTCGATGGTGAGGCTATCTCAGAGGTGGTTTCGCACTACTTCAGGATTGTAAGTCCCAGGAGGAGGAGAACCATTCTACAGTATTTCCTGTTTGGTGGAACAGTTGCATCTATTATTATGTTCGTCCGGATTTTCCTTGTTTTATTCTGA
- the LOC101252708 gene encoding membrane-bound transcription factor site-2 protease homolog isoform X1, which produces MEGRRVRRFGRWRSNQTLLPVRVNRLSNAVSCWYCDCKSSILNEPLFRFGRRYSRFLKAWFSMGVGFGLAVLFAVTMILLYEIVQILCLYYGNTQMSNVMSKYLFGFSSMISGLTISLADIGYLCMSSFISVSVHELGHALAAASEGIQMEYIAVFLAVLFPGALLAFNHELLQALSKVSALRIYCAGIWHNAVLCAVCAWALFLQPFILYAFYIHDEGPMVLEVSPTSPLAGHLSPGDVIISLDDFRINNALEWSQIIDVLTEHSYQTFQNNSLLENSMKSSSGKGYCIPYSLVEEGKHVSLEGNRTCPDELSAFITIPCSDQAMVDDDNLEVNHQRDGGVFHCFYDKDVLKLEKCGDGWGRLHSNRSSCFCSKEATCFLPLLSTGVAWVEITYSSSSLPQCLHLGRTHVIEDNNSKENPCVKTSVFVGDAISIKHSVLLTSYQPRWSAKFGAHFPYVLERLLMFTFHVSMTLALLNSLPVYFLDGEAISEVVSHYFRIVSPRRRRTILQYFLFGGTVASIIMFGCIMSSFMF; this is translated from the exons ATGGAAGGGAGACGAGTTCGACGGTTTGGCAGATGGCGAAGCAATCAGACTCTACTACCTGTGCGCGTCAATCGATTATCTAACGCTGTTTCATGTTG GTATTGTGACTGCAAGTCGTCAATATTGAATGAACCCTTGTTTCGTTTCGGACGAAGATATTCAAG GTTCTTGAAAGCTTGGTTCTCAATGGGTGTTGGTTTTGGTCTTGCCGTTTTATTTGCTGTTACAATG ATTCTTTTGTATGAAATCGTCCAAATACTGTGTCTTTATTACGGCAACACCCAGATGAGCAATGTGATGAGTAAATACCTGTTTGGTTTTTCTTCTATG ATATCAGGCTTGACCATCTCACTGGCTGACATTGGTTATCTATGCATGTCTTCCTTCATATCGGTTTCAGTACATGAACTTGGGCACGCTCTGGCTGCTGCAAG TGAGGGCATACAGATGGAGTACATCGCTGTATTTTTGGCTGTATTATTTCCAGGCGCTCTACTGGCATTCAATCATGAGTTATTGCAGGCATTGTCCAAAGTTTCTGCTCTTCGAATATACTGTGCTGGCATTTGGCATAATGCAGTT CTTTGTGCTGTTTGTGCCTGGGCATTGTTCCTTCAACCCTTTATCTTGTATGCATTTTACATTCATGATGAAGGCCCCATG GTACTGGAGGTGTCTCCAACATCGCCGTTGGCTGGCCATTTGTCTCCTGGTGATGTCATTATATCATTGGATGATTTCCGCATCAATAATGCTCTGGAGTGGTCACAAATAATTGACGTATTAACTGAACACTCTTATCAAACCTTCCAGAATAACAGCCTTCTTGAGAACTCTATGAAAAGTAGTAGTGGTAAAGGATACTGTATTCCCTATTCTTTGGTTGAAGAAGGCAAACATGTTTCATTGGAAGGCAACAGAACTTGTCCTGATGAACTAAGTGCATTTATAACCATTCCATGCTCGGACCAGGCCATGGTTGATGATGACAATCTTGAGGTTAACCATCAAAGGGATGGAGGTGTATTCCATTGCTTTTATGATAAGGATGTCTTGAAGCTTGAGAAATGCGGTGATGGTTGGGGCAGACTTCACAGCAATAGGAGCAGCTGCTTCTGTTCCAAG GAGGCAACATGCTTTCTTCCACTTTTGTCAACTGGTGTAGCATGGGTGGAGATCACATATTCAAGCTCTTCTCTGCCACAGTGCTTGCATCTTGGAAGAACACATGTAATCGAAGATAACAATTCCAAGGAGAATCCGTGTGTTAAGACCTCTGTTTTTGTGGGTGATGCAATTTCAATAAAGCATTCAGTTCTCTTGACTTCATATCAACCTCGTTGGTCTGCTAAATTTGGTGCACATTTTCCTTATGTACTGGAAAGGCTTTTGATGTTCACCTTTCACGTCTCTATGACACTTGCACTTCTCAACAGCCTGCCG GTTTATTTTCTCGATGGTGAGGCTATCTCAGAGGTGGTTTCGCACTACTTCAGGATTGTAAGTCCCAGGAGGAGGAGAACCATTCTACAGTATTTCCTGTTTGGTGGAACAGTTGCATCTATTATTAT GTTTGGATGTATTATGTCttcatttatgttttga
- the LOC101252708 gene encoding membrane-bound transcription factor site-2 protease homolog isoform X3: MGVGFGLAVLFAVTMILLYEIVQILCLYYGNTQMSNVMSKYLFGFSSMISGLTISLADIGYLCMSSFISVSVHELGHALAAASEGIQMEYIAVFLAVLFPGALLAFNHELLQALSKVSALRIYCAGIWHNAVLCAVCAWALFLQPFILYAFYIHDEGPMVLEVSPTSPLAGHLSPGDVIISLDDFRINNALEWSQIIDVLTEHSYQTFQNNSLLENSMKSSSGKGYCIPYSLVEEGKHVSLEGNRTCPDELSAFITIPCSDQAMVDDDNLEVNHQRDGGVFHCFYDKDVLKLEKCGDGWGRLHSNRSSCFCSKEATCFLPLLSTGVAWVEITYSSSSLPQCLHLGRTHVIEDNNSKENPCVKTSVFVGDAISIKHSVLLTSYQPRWSAKFGAHFPYVLERLLMFTFHVSMTLALLNSLPVYFLDGEAISEVVSHYFRIVSPRRRRTILQYFLFGGTVASIIMFGCIMSSFMF, from the exons ATGGGTGTTGGTTTTGGTCTTGCCGTTTTATTTGCTGTTACAATG ATTCTTTTGTATGAAATCGTCCAAATACTGTGTCTTTATTACGGCAACACCCAGATGAGCAATGTGATGAGTAAATACCTGTTTGGTTTTTCTTCTATG ATATCAGGCTTGACCATCTCACTGGCTGACATTGGTTATCTATGCATGTCTTCCTTCATATCGGTTTCAGTACATGAACTTGGGCACGCTCTGGCTGCTGCAAG TGAGGGCATACAGATGGAGTACATCGCTGTATTTTTGGCTGTATTATTTCCAGGCGCTCTACTGGCATTCAATCATGAGTTATTGCAGGCATTGTCCAAAGTTTCTGCTCTTCGAATATACTGTGCTGGCATTTGGCATAATGCAGTT CTTTGTGCTGTTTGTGCCTGGGCATTGTTCCTTCAACCCTTTATCTTGTATGCATTTTACATTCATGATGAAGGCCCCATG GTACTGGAGGTGTCTCCAACATCGCCGTTGGCTGGCCATTTGTCTCCTGGTGATGTCATTATATCATTGGATGATTTCCGCATCAATAATGCTCTGGAGTGGTCACAAATAATTGACGTATTAACTGAACACTCTTATCAAACCTTCCAGAATAACAGCCTTCTTGAGAACTCTATGAAAAGTAGTAGTGGTAAAGGATACTGTATTCCCTATTCTTTGGTTGAAGAAGGCAAACATGTTTCATTGGAAGGCAACAGAACTTGTCCTGATGAACTAAGTGCATTTATAACCATTCCATGCTCGGACCAGGCCATGGTTGATGATGACAATCTTGAGGTTAACCATCAAAGGGATGGAGGTGTATTCCATTGCTTTTATGATAAGGATGTCTTGAAGCTTGAGAAATGCGGTGATGGTTGGGGCAGACTTCACAGCAATAGGAGCAGCTGCTTCTGTTCCAAG GAGGCAACATGCTTTCTTCCACTTTTGTCAACTGGTGTAGCATGGGTGGAGATCACATATTCAAGCTCTTCTCTGCCACAGTGCTTGCATCTTGGAAGAACACATGTAATCGAAGATAACAATTCCAAGGAGAATCCGTGTGTTAAGACCTCTGTTTTTGTGGGTGATGCAATTTCAATAAAGCATTCAGTTCTCTTGACTTCATATCAACCTCGTTGGTCTGCTAAATTTGGTGCACATTTTCCTTATGTACTGGAAAGGCTTTTGATGTTCACCTTTCACGTCTCTATGACACTTGCACTTCTCAACAGCCTGCCG GTTTATTTTCTCGATGGTGAGGCTATCTCAGAGGTGGTTTCGCACTACTTCAGGATTGTAAGTCCCAGGAGGAGGAGAACCATTCTACAGTATTTCCTGTTTGGTGGAACAGTTGCATCTATTATTAT GTTTGGATGTATTATGTCttcatttatgttttga
- the LOC101252708 gene encoding membrane-bound transcription factor site-2 protease homolog isoform X4, whose translation MEGNKDPHSYSDSQKYLYLKTFGEPTSRSQPTVRRLQFSEAGTSAWSTPVEKSDSRENRIEQKGTTFWKSSEGIQMEYIAVFLAVLFPGALLAFNHELLQALSKVSALRIYCAGIWHNAVLCAVCAWALFLQPFILYAFYIHDEGPMVLEVSPTSPLAGHLSPGDVIISLDDFRINNALEWSQIIDVLTEHSYQTFQNNSLLENSMKSSSGKGYCIPYSLVEEGKHVSLEGNRTCPDELSAFITIPCSDQAMVDDDNLEVNHQRDGGVFHCFYDKDVLKLEKCGDGWGRLHSNRSSCFCSKEATCFLPLLSTGVAWVEITYSSSSLPQCLHLGRTHVIEDNNSKENPCVKTSVFVGDAISIKHSVLLTSYQPRWSAKFGAHFPYVLERLLMFTFHVSMTLALLNSLPVYFLDGEAISEVVSHYFRIVSPRRRRTILQYFLFGGTVASIIMFGCIMSSFMF comes from the exons ATGGAAGGGAACAAAGACCCCCATTCTTATTCAGATTCGCAGAAGTATCTATATCTTAAAACGTTTGGTGAGCCTACTTCTCGGTCACAGCCAACGGTTCGCCGACTTCAGTTCTCGGAGGCAGGCACCTCTGCTTGGTCAACTCCGGTGGAGAAGTCTGATTCCAGGGAGAATCGAATTGAACAGAAAG GCACTACATTCTGGAAAAGCAGTGAGGGCATACAGATGGAGTACATCGCTGTATTTTTGGCTGTATTATTTCCAGGCGCTCTACTGGCATTCAATCATGAGTTATTGCAGGCATTGTCCAAAGTTTCTGCTCTTCGAATATACTGTGCTGGCATTTGGCATAATGCAGTT CTTTGTGCTGTTTGTGCCTGGGCATTGTTCCTTCAACCCTTTATCTTGTATGCATTTTACATTCATGATGAAGGCCCCATG GTACTGGAGGTGTCTCCAACATCGCCGTTGGCTGGCCATTTGTCTCCTGGTGATGTCATTATATCATTGGATGATTTCCGCATCAATAATGCTCTGGAGTGGTCACAAATAATTGACGTATTAACTGAACACTCTTATCAAACCTTCCAGAATAACAGCCTTCTTGAGAACTCTATGAAAAGTAGTAGTGGTAAAGGATACTGTATTCCCTATTCTTTGGTTGAAGAAGGCAAACATGTTTCATTGGAAGGCAACAGAACTTGTCCTGATGAACTAAGTGCATTTATAACCATTCCATGCTCGGACCAGGCCATGGTTGATGATGACAATCTTGAGGTTAACCATCAAAGGGATGGAGGTGTATTCCATTGCTTTTATGATAAGGATGTCTTGAAGCTTGAGAAATGCGGTGATGGTTGGGGCAGACTTCACAGCAATAGGAGCAGCTGCTTCTGTTCCAAG GAGGCAACATGCTTTCTTCCACTTTTGTCAACTGGTGTAGCATGGGTGGAGATCACATATTCAAGCTCTTCTCTGCCACAGTGCTTGCATCTTGGAAGAACACATGTAATCGAAGATAACAATTCCAAGGAGAATCCGTGTGTTAAGACCTCTGTTTTTGTGGGTGATGCAATTTCAATAAAGCATTCAGTTCTCTTGACTTCATATCAACCTCGTTGGTCTGCTAAATTTGGTGCACATTTTCCTTATGTACTGGAAAGGCTTTTGATGTTCACCTTTCACGTCTCTATGACACTTGCACTTCTCAACAGCCTGCCG GTTTATTTTCTCGATGGTGAGGCTATCTCAGAGGTGGTTTCGCACTACTTCAGGATTGTAAGTCCCAGGAGGAGGAGAACCATTCTACAGTATTTCCTGTTTGGTGGAACAGTTGCATCTATTATTAT GTTTGGATGTATTATGTCttcatttatgttttga